Proteins encoded within one genomic window of Spiroplasma sabaudiense Ar-1343:
- the rplS gene encoding 50S ribosomal protein L19 — MNALSKVTSEFINGQLRNDLPKFSSGDTIKINVKIKEGEKFRIQAFEGLVIKTQGSGVSFTVVVRKISNGVAVERTFPLHSPIIDSIQVIKRGRVRRARIYYIRKLSGKAARIKEIVTARPVKGASVEKKPK, encoded by the coding sequence ATGAATGCATTGTCAAAAGTAACATCAGAATTTATAAATGGCCAATTACGCAATGATTTACCAAAATTTTCATCGGGTGATACCATTAAAATTAATGTAAAAATTAAAGAAGGGGAAAAATTTCGTATTCAAGCCTTTGAAGGATTAGTAATTAAAACTCAAGGAAGCGGAGTTTCTTTCACAGTTGTTGTTAGAAAAATTTCAAATGGTGTAGCTGTGGAAAGAACATTCCCGTTACATTCGCCAATAATTGACTCAATTCAAGTAATCAAACGAGGACGAGTTCGTCGTGCGAGAATTTACTACATCAGAAAATTATCAGGAAAAGCAGCTAGAATTAAAGAAATTGTTACTGCAAGACCTGTTAAAGGCGCAAGCGTTGAAAAAAAGCCTAAGTAA
- the rpsP gene encoding 30S ribosomal protein S16: protein MVKLRLKRAGKKRAAFYRIVASDARVKRDGEYIELVGTYNPINGEVSIKKEIALKWLNDGAQPTDTVRNIFSKQGIMTEYHNFKLEAKKNIEKPKK from the coding sequence ATGGTTAAATTAAGACTAAAAAGAGCTGGTAAAAAAAGAGCGGCTTTTTATAGAATCGTTGCTTCAGATGCTCGTGTAAAACGTGATGGAGAATACATTGAATTGGTAGGAACTTATAATCCAATCAATGGAGAAGTAAGTATCAAAAAAGAAATTGCTTTAAAATGATTAAATGATGGAGCACAACCAACAGATACAGTTCGCAATATTTTTTCTAAACAAGGAATCATGACAGAATACCATAATTTTAAGTTAGAAGCTAAAAAAAATATTGAAAAGCCTAAAAAATAG
- a CDS encoding phospho-sugar mutase — MKFDKNDSIYKSWINHQFLDKDIKEQLLNASDEELAAAFELELEFGTAGIRGILGAGPGRFNLYTIKKVTISYAKLLIKKYPNELERGVVVGHDNRYQSTVFANLAAEILTSFGIKAFLFEENAMKPTPVVSFSTKQLNCIGGIVITASHNPAQYNGYKIYDEFGCQLMPEDTDVIAAEMENIEDIIGWTYKPNMKLMDTVGEATIGAYVEMVANLQFFKKSKRDNFKIVYSNVNGTGIEFVPPLLKKYGYEVIQVEEHAFEDPSFRNVGNPNPEFEPAWKYPIDYAKKHQADLIVINDPDADRIGIAIPNPKKPQEFIRLNGNETGALLINWKLSQQKLNKTLPENPALYSSFVTSDLGDRIASESYNVKVIKTLTGFKWMGSEILKEPQRDLNFVFAYEESFGYVLDSSTRDKDGIQAAIMLTEATWYYKTQNKTLLDVLDEIYQKFGYYYTDTINLNFKPEEMKSKVAPIMKKLRSEPFSELGGLRVENIEDYIDGLYNMPGQDLLKFYFEDNSWLAVRPSGTEPKIKIYYITVDETMEKAKAKFERLSHQLNDFLELN; from the coding sequence ATGAAATTTGATAAAAATGACAGCATTTATAAATCATGAATTAATCATCAATTTCTTGACAAGGATATTAAAGAACAGCTACTAAATGCAAGCGATGAAGAGTTAGCTGCTGCATTCGAACTTGAATTAGAGTTTGGAACAGCTGGAATTCGTGGGATTTTAGGAGCTGGACCTGGTCGATTTAATTTATATACAATTAAAAAAGTAACAATCAGCTATGCTAAGTTGTTAATTAAAAAATATCCAAACGAATTAGAGCGTGGTGTTGTAGTGGGTCATGACAACCGTTATCAATCAACAGTTTTTGCTAACTTAGCCGCTGAAATACTAACAAGTTTTGGGATTAAAGCCTTTTTGTTTGAAGAAAATGCAATGAAACCAACTCCTGTCGTAAGTTTCTCAACAAAGCAATTAAATTGCATTGGGGGAATTGTTATCACCGCAAGTCATAACCCAGCTCAGTACAATGGTTATAAAATTTATGACGAATTTGGTTGTCAATTAATGCCAGAAGACACTGATGTCATTGCAGCAGAAATGGAAAATATTGAAGATATTATTGGATGAACATATAAACCAAATATGAAGTTAATGGACACAGTCGGAGAAGCTACAATCGGCGCGTATGTTGAAATGGTTGCCAATCTGCAATTTTTTAAAAAATCTAAGCGTGACAACTTTAAAATTGTTTATTCAAATGTAAATGGTACGGGAATTGAATTTGTTCCACCGCTTTTAAAAAAATATGGCTATGAGGTTATCCAAGTAGAAGAGCATGCTTTTGAAGATCCTTCATTTAGGAATGTTGGTAACCCAAATCCTGAATTTGAGCCAGCATGAAAATACCCGATTGACTATGCAAAAAAACATCAAGCAGATTTAATAGTTATTAATGACCCAGATGCTGATCGAATTGGAATTGCAATTCCAAATCCTAAAAAACCTCAGGAATTTATTCGTTTAAACGGAAATGAAACCGGGGCATTATTAATTAACTGAAAATTAAGTCAACAAAAATTAAACAAAACTTTACCAGAAAATCCAGCACTTTATTCAAGTTTTGTTACAAGTGATTTAGGTGATCGAATTGCAAGTGAAAGCTACAATGTTAAAGTAATTAAAACTCTAACTGGTTTTAAATGAATGGGTTCTGAAATTTTAAAAGAGCCTCAACGAGATTTGAATTTTGTTTTTGCTTACGAGGAGTCATTTGGTTATGTTCTGGATTCTTCGACTCGCGATAAAGACGGAATTCAAGCAGCAATAATGTTAACTGAGGCAACTTGATATTACAAAACTCAAAACAAAACCTTATTAGATGTTCTAGATGAAATTTATCAGAAATTTGGCTATTATTATACAGACACAATCAATTTGAATTTCAAACCCGAGGAAATGAAATCAAAAGTAGCGCCAATTATGAAAAAATTACGTAGTGAGCCTTTTTCTGAACTTGGCGGTTTAAGAGTTGAAAATATTGAAGACTATATTGATGGTCTCTACAATATGCCTGGCCAGGATTTATTGAAATTTTACTTTGAAGATAACTCTTGATTGGCTGTTCGTCCCAGTGGTACAGAACCCAAAATTAAAATTTATTACATCACAGTTGATGAAACAATGGAAAAAGCCAAAGCAAAATTTGAGAGATTAAGCCACCAATTAAATGATTTTCTTGAATTAAATTAA
- the trmD gene encoding tRNA (guanosine(37)-N1)-methyltransferase TrmD: MKFSILTLFPNLVESYLSESIMKRAQEKNKIDIEIIDIRSFATSPHNQVDDYQYGGGKGMVLMIEPIVLALESVKKDHSLVALLSPQGKTWNQGMSKKICREYKHLILIAGHYEGFDERILNFVDIELSIGDFVITGGELAALVVVDSITRIIPGVITSESYLQETFENNLLDFPVYTKPIDFRGFKVPEVLTSGHHKNIENFRQEQALKNTLLKRPDLLNEQKLSDYQKKIYQKIKTEGDK; this comes from the coding sequence ATGAAGTTCTCTATTTTAACATTATTTCCCAATTTAGTTGAAAGTTATTTGTCAGAATCAATTATGAAGCGGGCTCAGGAAAAAAATAAAATTGATATAGAAATTATAGATATAAGAAGTTTTGCTACCTCGCCTCATAACCAAGTTGACGATTATCAATATGGTGGTGGCAAAGGCATGGTGCTGATGATTGAGCCAATTGTCTTAGCTTTGGAAAGTGTGAAAAAAGACCACAGTTTAGTTGCACTATTATCCCCACAAGGAAAGACCTGAAATCAAGGAATGTCAAAAAAAATTTGTAGAGAGTATAAACACTTAATTTTGATTGCAGGCCATTATGAGGGTTTTGACGAACGTATTTTAAACTTTGTGGATATTGAATTATCAATCGGTGATTTTGTGATAACAGGAGGAGAATTGGCGGCTCTGGTAGTTGTTGATTCAATAACTAGAATCATCCCTGGAGTAATCACTTCAGAGAGCTACTTGCAAGAAACCTTTGAAAATAATTTACTTGATTTCCCTGTTTATACAAAACCAATTGATTTTAGAGGATTTAAGGTTCCAGAAGTATTAACTTCTGGGCACCACAAAAATATTGAAAATTTTCGCCAAGAGCAGGCTTTAAAAAATACGCTATTAAAAAGACCAGATTTATTAAATGAACAAAAATTATCAGATTATCAAAAAAAAATTTACCAAAAAATAAAAACGGAAGGAGACAAATAA
- a CDS encoding DNA-processing protein DprA, translated as MKKILLYFAIKHSGVWDSIYKSLEKKEKISISDVEGLTPEVQTAAVTILDANYPIWLKEIPKPPFVFFHSGCIDFLKSYKRSLGILINQNPSKYQIKVMKNYLNYFAKEKIVVIFMITEGLNENFAKILKYDIKTIFVINSPLREFIEENSEVIKKYEKNNNILIIAENYYKKLLDPEFKYQSRLFSGITRQTLVIGGSRTLSFKTTIESLIDSGKEIYAIPEEIYSNNFSNNLIKNGAILIETPNEILNYF; from the coding sequence ATGAAAAAAATACTTTTGTATTTTGCAATTAAACATTCTGGTGTATGGGATTCAATCTATAAGTCATTAGAGAAAAAGGAAAAAATTTCAATCTCTGATGTTGAAGGTTTAACTCCGGAGGTGCAAACTGCGGCGGTAACTATTCTTGATGCAAATTACCCAATTTGATTAAAGGAAATTCCTAAACCGCCCTTTGTATTTTTTCACAGTGGTTGCATAGATTTTTTAAAATCTTATAAAAGAAGTCTAGGCATTTTGATAAATCAAAACCCCAGCAAATATCAAATAAAAGTTATGAAAAATTATTTAAACTACTTTGCAAAAGAAAAAATAGTTGTTATCTTTATGATTACTGAGGGGTTAAATGAAAACTTTGCCAAAATCCTCAAATATGATATTAAAACTATTTTTGTAATTAACTCTCCACTAAGAGAATTTATTGAAGAAAATAGTGAAGTAATTAAAAAGTATGAGAAAAACAATAACATCTTAATTATTGCTGAAAATTATTATAAAAAACTACTGGATCCAGAATTTAAATATCAGTCACGCTTATTTTCTGGAATTACTAGACAGACTCTAGTAATTGGGGGTTCAAGAACTTTAAGCTTTAAAACTACTATCGAAAGTTTAATTGATTCTGGTAAAGAAATATATGCTATCCCAGAAGAAATTTATTCAAATAATTTTTCAAATAATTTAATAAAAAATGGTGCTATTTTAATTGAAACTCCAAACGAAATTTTAAATTACTTCTAA
- a CDS encoding ribonuclease HII has protein sequence MKSANKRFLFDQNIRFSESVNLISGSDEVGRGAMAGPVVVASIILPSDYDNERIKDSKLLSSKQRDSLYQELVNIAIDYKISIIDHSEVDRINPKQASCKGMIETISQLEIVPQLALTDGERVTVPGVRNLAIIKGDNLSQTIGAASILAKVTRDEIMLEYAKRYPEYQFDKHKGYCTIAHQKLVKELGVLPIHRKTYKPIIKILKEGH, from the coding sequence ATGAAATCAGCCAATAAACGCTTTTTATTTGATCAAAATATTAGATTTTCCGAAAGTGTAAATTTGATATCTGGATCTGATGAAGTTGGCCGAGGAGCCATGGCCGGTCCGGTTGTTGTAGCCTCCATAATTTTACCCAGTGACTATGATAATGAAAGAATTAAGGATTCAAAATTGTTGAGTTCCAAACAAAGAGATTCTCTATATCAAGAATTAGTTAACATTGCAATAGATTATAAAATAAGTATCATTGATCACAGCGAAGTTGATAGAATTAATCCGAAGCAGGCAAGCTGTAAAGGAATGATCGAGACAATTTCTCAATTAGAAATTGTCCCACAATTAGCATTAACTGATGGTGAGCGAGTTACAGTTCCTGGAGTTAGAAATTTAGCAATTATTAAAGGTGATAATTTAAGTCAAACAATTGGAGCTGCTAGCATTTTAGCCAAAGTCACACGAGATGAAATAATGCTTGAATATGCTAAAAGATATCCTGAATATCAGTTTGACAAGCATAAAGGCTATTGTACAATTGCTCATCAAAAACTTGTTAAAGAACTAGGAGTTTTGCCAATCCATAGAAAAACCTATAAACCAATTATAAAAATTTTGAAAGAAGGCCATTAA
- a CDS encoding single-stranded DNA-binding protein, whose protein sequence is MNNVIVIGQMEGEPQIVYTSKDGEKKLYKFTLRTPKPFKNKMGEIIDDFINIKAWSNTVIDEFGLHDQAYLGIEGRIQSFGNSDLSTFANEIIASKIIYLN, encoded by the coding sequence ATGAATAATGTTATTGTAATTGGTCAAATGGAAGGCGAACCACAAATCGTCTACACTTCAAAAGATGGTGAAAAAAAATTATACAAATTTACATTAAGAACCCCAAAACCTTTTAAAAATAAAATGGGAGAAATTATTGATGACTTCATCAATATAAAGGCTTGATCAAACACTGTTATTGATGAGTTTGGTCTTCATGACCAAGCTTATTTGGGAATTGAAGGACGCATTCAGTCATTCGGAAACAGTGATTTATCAACTTTTGCAAACGAAATTATAGCAAGTAAAATAATTTATTTAAATTAA
- a CDS encoding 23S rRNA (pseudouridine(1915)-N(3))-methyltransferase RlmH — translation MKIHIIAFGKMDKKYLKEATEDYLSRLKNFTNLQITELLEETHGDSKKIGAVHEREVNDIIEKKLHDFEIILLDNEAVNIGSPEFSKIVDNNKNMKNAKLAFIIGPSDGFSPRFKKNFHQKLSFGNATFPHQLIRVMLLEQIYRAFKIINNQKYHK, via the coding sequence ATGAAAATACATATAATTGCTTTTGGCAAAATGGATAAGAAATATCTTAAAGAAGCGACTGAGGACTATTTAAGTAGATTAAAAAATTTCACCAATTTGCAAATTACAGAGCTGTTGGAAGAAACTCACGGAGATAGCAAAAAAATTGGAGCAGTCCATGAACGCGAAGTTAATGATATCATTGAAAAAAAATTGCACGACTTTGAGATAATCTTATTAGATAATGAAGCCGTAAATATTGGCTCACCCGAGTTTTCAAAAATAGTAGATAATAATAAAAATATGAAAAATGCTAAACTGGCCTTCATAATTGGACCTAGCGACGGCTTTAGTCCGAGATTTAAAAAAAACTTTCATCAGAAATTATCGTTTGGTAATGCAACATTTCCCCATCAACTTATAAGAGTAATGCTGTTGGAGCAAATTTATAGAGCTTTCAAAATAATTAATAATCAAAAGTACCATAAATAA
- the ylqF gene encoding ribosome biogenesis GTPase YlqF gives MESEKALFNWFPGHMNKAIKEIQNQIPVVDLIIEIVDARAPYSSQNPIFKRILATKSKLIIFTKCDLADQKVVESWKNYFESNGNFVFLIKNKSVPILNDVVKLINQITLAKQNRDKSRGIVNPQINVLVIGVPNVGKSTVISRLSKGKELKIGNKPGVTRGMQRISLDKNITLIDTPGILPSKFSSEKEAINLAAINAIKREVLPQERFVFLILQNLYNNYKGALENYFGEKLFFERPITQEDTIKILELTAMKNKWAILDGVWDIERVMEVFIIDLFKHKIPNISFENPQFLIDESKIPNLINEISQ, from the coding sequence ATGGAATCAGAAAAAGCTCTTTTTAATTGATTTCCTGGTCATATGAATAAGGCGATCAAGGAGATCCAAAATCAAATTCCTGTTGTTGATTTAATAATTGAAATAGTTGATGCACGAGCACCGTATTCTTCACAAAATCCAATTTTTAAAAGAATTTTAGCTACTAAAAGCAAATTGATAATTTTTACAAAATGTGATTTAGCCGATCAAAAAGTTGTGGAATCCTGAAAAAATTATTTTGAATCAAATGGAAATTTCGTTTTTTTAATTAAGAATAAATCTGTTCCAATTTTAAATGATGTAGTTAAACTAATAAATCAGATAACTTTAGCAAAGCAAAACCGTGACAAAAGTCGGGGAATTGTTAATCCTCAAATTAATGTTCTAGTAATTGGCGTACCAAATGTTGGAAAGTCAACAGTAATTTCAAGGTTGTCAAAAGGTAAAGAATTAAAAATTGGAAATAAACCCGGTGTAACAAGAGGAATGCAAAGAATTAGTTTGGATAAAAATATTACTCTAATTGATACTCCCGGAATTTTACCTTCAAAGTTTAGTAGCGAAAAAGAGGCTATTAACTTGGCGGCAATAAATGCCATCAAAAGGGAGGTTCTACCCCAGGAACGTTTTGTGTTTTTAATTTTACAAAATTTGTACAATAACTATAAAGGTGCTTTAGAAAACTATTTTGGTGAAAAATTATTTTTTGAAAGGCCAATTACCCAAGAAGATACAATAAAAATTTTAGAACTTACTGCAATGAAAAATAAGTGAGCAATCCTTGATGGGGTTTGGGATATTGAAAGAGTAATGGAAGTTTTTATAATTGATTTATTCAAACATAAAATTCCAAATATTAGCTTTGAAAACCCACAATTTTTAATTGATGAATCAAAAATTCCGAATTTAATTAATGAAATCAGCCAATAA
- a CDS encoding GNAT family N-acetyltransferase: MNYIWFKKNENKDYWEIAKKIRIEVFCVEQAVDEVFEIDEIDENAWHLIVESDNQFIGVGRVFQRSENQWGLGRLAISKDYRGQGLSEPIIKEMVDKITQLGGQEILIHAQAYIQKIYQNFGFSTTTGVVFKEDGIDHIEMKYQIKK; encoded by the coding sequence ATGAATTATATTTGATTTAAAAAGAATGAAAATAAAGATTATTGGGAAATTGCTAAAAAAATTAGAATAGAGGTCTTTTGTGTTGAACAAGCTGTTGATGAGGTTTTTGAAATTGATGAAATTGATGAAAATGCTTGACATTTAATTGTTGAAAGTGATAATCAGTTTATTGGTGTGGGTCGAGTTTTTCAAAGATCGGAAAATCAATGAGGTCTTGGACGATTGGCTATTTCCAAAGATTATCGAGGTCAGGGTCTAAGCGAACCCATTATTAAAGAAATGGTGGATAAAATAACTCAACTTGGAGGTCAAGAAATTTTGATTCACGCGCAAGCATATATTCAAAAAATTTATCAAAACTTCGGCTTTAGCACTACAACCGGGGTCGTTTTTAAAGAAGATGGAATTGACCATATCGAAATGAAATATCAAATTAAAAAATAG
- the rimM gene encoding ribosome maturation factor RimM (Essential for efficient processing of 16S rRNA) codes for MDFKENLKYVGRISTSHGIKGELKFKIDSSYQDLEKWDNQVLYLEDSKKLLVPVIIEKSYYKNKHLIIKLKNYNSISEVQNLINCLVQIVFPNDLVVKIKTLVGYKVDFNGKNIGVVSEELSNSAQKLIRINIIDSSKSFLVPLVDYFIKSIDDKVLKVFSQNIEGLM; via the coding sequence GTGGATTTTAAAGAAAATTTAAAGTATGTCGGTCGTATTTCAACGAGTCATGGAATAAAAGGAGAGCTGAAGTTTAAAATTGACAGCTCTTATCAGGATTTAGAAAAATGAGATAATCAGGTTCTTTATCTTGAAGATTCAAAAAAACTTCTAGTGCCTGTAATTATTGAGAAAAGCTATTATAAAAATAAGCATTTAATTATAAAACTTAAAAATTATAATTCTATTTCAGAGGTTCAAAACCTAATCAACTGCTTAGTTCAAATAGTTTTTCCCAATGATTTAGTTGTCAAAATTAAAACTTTAGTTGGCTATAAAGTTGACTTTAATGGCAAAAATATTGGTGTAGTTAGTGAAGAGCTATCAAATTCGGCTCAAAAATTAATTAGAATTAATATCATTGATTCATCTAAAAGTTTTTTAGTTCCGCTTGTTGATTATTTTATTAAATCTATAGATGACAAAGTCTTGAAAGTTTTTTCACAAAATATTGAGGGGTTAATGTAA
- a CDS encoding ABC transporter permease, whose translation MKNYWKIVQAEFQERVFSSKKRIVKFVAICFVPFLYAFICIWAFWNPIPNIGKAPIAIVSNDQQVNLVSGVNKDGKPQIGGAYKYIKNGEEFLIDKTDFDFGILEPGDVVITYAGSKIEVDSTNFAVAKYSIVDNFLNSWKGNNVSGITFNDKNQKFTIAASEEMKLTNISYVNGEAAKKLAIDKPNNGGWETLDTKTYWAQIQIPSDISFNFINYLDKLSAQKFISSKKTSFLKNDLWSSFADNPINFWSTYKNNFLFGQFMYLFDNFKTGIIFETGPKVVADSLKEMINSITLDNIIPPVIGGAIKTALLEILDTIEAGIKLVPDFSNFLTSQIDGSNTNVYGIGLGQFFLCIGVWIGALMQTFIYDRKKRVESASNISFYFGKLTLMVATSLIQTTILMISILGLGFHVIGPSFGWLFLWMLFTATVFTIIINALWFSFRDQTVGKFLCIIFLVINLSSGWGTFAPFMQHSFFQVLSYIAPYTYSIHGQGAIIYGLSINGQNLIDNLIILQNLAVLLLFAMVFGIIGVFSAKNRCREMLYSTSSPKRLAIILKELNLNDFLRANQKPDWAKLATVDSKEIFNAVNEKFPEEVKLERYKKWEATQNLNNKELKTPKQASSSDDD comes from the coding sequence ATGAAAAACTATTGAAAAATAGTTCAGGCTGAATTTCAAGAAAGGGTTTTTAGTAGCAAGAAAAGAATTGTAAAATTTGTGGCAATTTGTTTTGTACCCTTTTTATATGCTTTTATATGCATTTGAGCATTTTGGAATCCAATTCCAAATATTGGAAAAGCACCAATTGCTATTGTAAGTAATGACCAACAAGTTAATTTAGTATCGGGAGTAAATAAAGATGGCAAACCTCAAATCGGGGGAGCTTATAAATATATTAAAAATGGAGAAGAATTTTTAATTGATAAAACTGATTTTGATTTTGGGATTTTAGAACCCGGAGATGTTGTCATTACTTATGCTGGATCTAAAATTGAAGTAGATTCAACAAATTTTGCAGTTGCAAAATACTCAATTGTTGATAATTTTTTAAACTCTTGAAAAGGCAATAATGTTTCAGGAATAACTTTTAATGATAAAAATCAAAAGTTCACAATTGCTGCGAGTGAAGAAATGAAATTGACAAATATAAGTTATGTTAATGGAGAAGCGGCCAAAAAACTGGCAATCGATAAACCAAATAATGGAGGGTGAGAGACCCTGGACACAAAAACTTATTGAGCCCAGATACAAATTCCTTCAGACATCTCTTTTAATTTCATTAATTATTTGGATAAATTAAGTGCTCAAAAATTTATCAGTTCTAAAAAAACAAGTTTTTTAAAAAATGATTTATGGTCTTCTTTTGCGGATAATCCAATCAATTTTTGATCAACTTATAAAAATAACTTTTTATTTGGTCAATTCATGTATTTATTTGACAACTTTAAAACGGGAATTATTTTTGAAACAGGTCCAAAAGTGGTTGCAGATAGTTTAAAAGAAATGATAAATAGTATAACTTTGGATAATATTATTCCCCCAGTAATTGGAGGAGCAATTAAAACAGCACTACTGGAAATTCTAGATACTATTGAGGCCGGAATTAAACTAGTGCCTGATTTTTCAAATTTTTTGACAAGTCAAATTGATGGCTCTAACACCAATGTCTATGGGATTGGTCTAGGACAATTCTTCTTGTGTATTGGTGTATGAATCGGTGCTTTAATGCAAACTTTTATATATGATCGCAAAAAGAGAGTTGAATCAGCGTCTAACATTTCTTTTTACTTTGGAAAGTTGACACTAATGGTAGCTACTTCATTAATTCAGACAACAATTTTAATGATTTCAATTTTAGGTTTAGGATTTCATGTAATAGGACCCTCATTTGGATGGCTATTTTTATGAATGCTTTTTACAGCCACAGTCTTTACAATAATAATTAATGCCCTTTGATTTAGTTTCAGAGATCAAACTGTAGGAAAATTTTTATGCATTATCTTTTTGGTAATAAATTTATCTTCTGGATGAGGAACTTTTGCACCATTTATGCAACATTCCTTTTTTCAAGTTTTGAGTTATATAGCGCCATACACTTATTCTATCCATGGTCAAGGAGCAATCATTTATGGTCTTTCAATTAACGGCCAAAACTTAATAGACAATTTAATTATTTTGCAAAATCTAGCTGTTTTACTATTATTTGCAATGGTTTTTGGAATTATCGGAGTGTTTTCAGCAAAAAACCGATGCCGCGAAATGCTTTATTCAACCTCAAGCCCTAAAAGACTAGCAATAATTCTAAAAGAGCTTAATTTAAATGACTTTTTAAGAGCAAATCAAAAACCAGATTGAGCTAAATTAGCAACAGTTGACTCTAAAGAAATTTTTAATGCAGTAAACGAAAAATTCCCAGAAGAAGTTAAGTTAGAAAGGTATAAAAAATGAGAAGCTACACAAAATCTTAATAATAAGGAATTGAAAACTCCAAAACAAGCTTCATCAAGTGATGATGATTAA